In a genomic window of Stakelama saccharophila:
- a CDS encoding DUF2474 family protein, with protein MKADHSSIWKRLGWMALIWLASVVVIGAVAGVLRLWIA; from the coding sequence ATGAAAGCCGACCATTCGTCCATTTGGAAGCGGCTCGGTTGGATGGCGCTGATCTGGCTGGCAAGCGTAGTCGTCATCGGCGCGGTCGCCGGCGTCCTGCGGCTGTGGATCGCTTGA
- the cydB gene encoding cytochrome d ubiquinol oxidase subunit II, which yields MAVDFDLTTAWAFIIAFAVFMYVVMDGFDLGIGILFPGFAVGTERDQAMNAIAPVWDGNETWLVLGGGGLFAAFPLAYAIILPATYPLMIAMLLGLVFRGVAFEFRWRDERHRPLWDAAFTAGSLIAALAQGITLGAILQGITVADDAYAGGWLDWLTPFTLLTGVSLACGYALLGACWLIWKTEGSGQARAFRLARLFGVLTLLALLAVSLYTPFLHYSYWRRWFDMPGVLLTAQVPLLTLIASALFFRALSRGRERVPFLSALGLFLLGFIGLGISMYPYVVPESLTIWDAAAPAKSQVFMLVGVAVIMPMILAYTAWAYWVFRGKVGTHGYH from the coding sequence ATGGCAGTCGATTTCGACCTTACCACCGCCTGGGCGTTCATCATCGCTTTCGCCGTATTCATGTATGTGGTGATGGACGGGTTCGACCTGGGCATCGGCATCCTGTTTCCCGGTTTCGCGGTGGGAACCGAGCGCGACCAGGCGATGAACGCGATCGCGCCGGTCTGGGACGGCAACGAAACCTGGCTCGTGCTGGGCGGCGGCGGGTTGTTCGCGGCTTTCCCGCTGGCCTACGCCATCATCCTGCCGGCGACCTATCCGCTGATGATCGCGATGCTGCTGGGGCTGGTCTTTCGCGGTGTTGCATTCGAGTTCCGCTGGCGCGACGAGCGCCACCGCCCCTTGTGGGACGCTGCGTTCACCGCCGGCTCGCTGATTGCGGCACTGGCCCAGGGGATCACCCTCGGCGCGATCCTGCAGGGCATCACGGTTGCCGACGATGCCTATGCCGGCGGCTGGCTCGACTGGCTGACGCCATTCACGCTGCTGACCGGGGTCTCGCTTGCGTGCGGATATGCGCTGCTCGGCGCCTGCTGGCTGATCTGGAAGACCGAGGGCAGCGGGCAGGCGCGCGCCTTTCGACTCGCCCGGCTGTTCGGCGTACTGACGCTTCTCGCGCTGCTTGCTGTCAGCCTCTACACGCCCTTCCTCCATTACAGCTATTGGCGGCGCTGGTTCGATATGCCGGGCGTGCTGCTGACGGCACAGGTGCCGCTGTTGACGCTGATCGCCTCGGCCCTGTTCTTCCGCGCGCTGTCGCGCGGCCGCGAACGGGTGCCCTTCCTGTCGGCGCTCGGCCTGTTCCTGCTGGGCTTCATCGGCCTGGGGATCAGCATGTATCCCTATGTCGTGCCTGAGAGCCTGACCATCTGGGATGCCGCCGCCCCGGCGAAAAGTCAGGTGTTCATGCTGGTCGGCGTCGCCGTCATCATGCCGATGATCCTGGCCTATACCGCCTGGGCCTATTGGGTTTTTCGCGGCAAGGTCGGAACGCACGGATATCATTGA
- a CDS encoding cytochrome ubiquinol oxidase subunit I produces MLESLDAVLLARIQFAFTVSFHFIFPSFSIGLASYLAVLEGLWLKTGKQVYLDLFRYWVKIFAVAFAMGVVSGIVMSYQFGTNWSVFSEKVGPVIGPLMAYEVLTAFFLEAGFLGVMLFGMEKVGKKLHFLATLMVAAGTLISATWIIAANSWMHTPTGFTMNARGQFVPAGSWLPIIFNPSFPFRLVHTVIASYLTTALVVGGVGAWHLLCDRTSGHARKMFSMAMWMAALVAPIQILAGDMHGLNTLEHQPAKILAMEGDYQPSPDGAPLILFGFPSNEDATVHARVEVPKLGSFILQHNPDAPLSGLTDFPRDLWPPTPIIFWSFRIMVAIGFAMLGLGLWSLVARWRGRLYDWPWLLRAAMIMAPSGFVAVIAGWVTTEAGRQPFTVYGHLLTAQSHSPLAAPAVASSLIAFVLVYFAVFGAGVWYIFHLMRRSARPRGDEPETPIRTAGITPASGIDHQPAEQD; encoded by the coding sequence ATGCTGGAATCGCTTGATGCTGTCCTGCTTGCGCGCATCCAGTTCGCCTTCACTGTGAGCTTCCACTTCATTTTTCCATCCTTCTCGATTGGGCTGGCGAGCTATCTGGCGGTGCTGGAGGGCCTATGGCTAAAGACCGGCAAGCAGGTCTATCTGGATCTGTTCCGCTATTGGGTGAAGATCTTTGCCGTCGCATTCGCCATGGGCGTCGTGTCAGGCATCGTCATGTCCTATCAGTTCGGCACCAACTGGTCGGTATTTTCCGAAAAAGTGGGGCCGGTCATCGGGCCGTTAATGGCCTATGAGGTGCTCACCGCCTTTTTCCTCGAAGCAGGTTTTCTGGGCGTCATGCTGTTCGGCATGGAAAAGGTCGGCAAGAAACTGCATTTCCTCGCCACGCTGATGGTTGCGGCGGGCACCCTGATTTCCGCCACCTGGATCATCGCGGCGAATAGCTGGATGCATACGCCGACGGGCTTCACCATGAACGCGCGCGGCCAGTTCGTGCCGGCGGGATCGTGGCTGCCGATCATCTTCAACCCCAGCTTTCCGTTTCGGCTCGTTCACACCGTCATCGCATCCTATCTGACGACGGCACTGGTGGTCGGCGGCGTCGGCGCCTGGCATTTGCTGTGCGATCGGACCAGCGGGCATGCGCGCAAAATGTTCTCGATGGCGATGTGGATGGCGGCGCTGGTCGCGCCGATCCAGATTCTTGCCGGCGACATGCACGGTCTCAACACGCTCGAGCATCAGCCCGCAAAGATATTGGCGATGGAGGGCGATTACCAGCCCAGCCCGGACGGCGCGCCGCTCATCCTGTTCGGCTTTCCCAGCAACGAGGACGCGACCGTCCATGCCCGGGTAGAAGTGCCGAAGCTCGGCTCGTTCATCCTCCAACACAATCCCGATGCCCCGTTGTCGGGGCTCACCGATTTCCCGCGCGACCTGTGGCCGCCGACACCGATCATCTTCTGGTCGTTCCGCATCATGGTCGCGATCGGCTTTGCCATGCTGGGCCTCGGACTGTGGAGCCTGGTCGCGCGCTGGCGGGGGCGGCTCTATGACTGGCCGTGGCTGCTCCGCGCGGCAATGATCATGGCGCCGTCGGGCTTCGTCGCGGTGATCGCGGGCTGGGTGACGACCGAGGCCGGCCGCCAGCCGTTCACGGTGTACGGGCATCTCCTGACGGCACAATCGCATTCGCCGCTGGCGGCGCCGGCGGTCGCCAGCTCGCTCATCGCATTCGTGCTCGTCTATTTCGCGGTGTTCGGCGCGGGCGTCTGGTACATCTTCCATCTGATGCGGCGCTCGGCCCGACCGCGCGGGGACGAGCCGGAAACTCCCATCCGCACAGCCGGCATCACGCCGGCTTCGGGCATCGATCACCAGCCGGCGGAGCAGGATTGA
- a CDS encoding ANTAR domain-containing response regulator has translation MRIVIVDDSGLRASVLEEGLREAGYDDIHLVPPRGAFVAQIERMAPDVVLMDLGSPSRDMLEEMLLVSRALAKPIAMFVDRSDEAMIGAAIDAGVSAYVVDGLRKDRVKPILDLAVRRFNAFARMAAELNEARTALADRKTIDKAKAILMTNRGMSEPDAYALLRSTAMNQGLRIVEVAEALITASSLLGDQA, from the coding sequence GTGCGGATTGTCATCGTCGATGATAGTGGTTTGCGCGCCTCGGTCCTCGAGGAGGGGCTGCGTGAGGCCGGCTATGACGATATCCATCTCGTGCCGCCGCGCGGCGCTTTCGTCGCGCAGATTGAACGGATGGCACCCGACGTCGTATTGATGGACCTGGGCAGTCCCAGCCGCGACATGCTCGAAGAAATGCTGCTGGTCAGCCGCGCACTCGCCAAGCCGATCGCCATGTTTGTCGACCGGTCCGACGAAGCGATGATCGGCGCGGCGATCGATGCCGGCGTTTCCGCTTATGTGGTGGACGGACTGCGCAAGGATCGGGTCAAGCCGATTCTCGACCTCGCGGTCAGACGCTTCAATGCCTTTGCGCGAATGGCGGCGGAACTCAACGAAGCGCGCACCGCGCTTGCCGACCGCAAGACGATCGACAAGGCCAAGGCGATCCTGATGACCAACCGGGGGATGAGCGAGCCTGACGCTTATGCGCTGCTGCGCTCGACGGCGATGAACCAGGGGCTGCGCATCGTCGAGGTTGCGGAGGCTCTGATCACCGCCAGCAGCCTGCTGGGAGATCAAGCATGA
- a CDS encoding CmpA/NrtA family ABC transporter substrate-binding protein, translating to MTTIRAAFLPLTDSAVLVAAREKGFAESEGIQLDLVRTTSWATLRDRLVYGQVQAAHMLAPLAVAVALGLSQQPAALAAPFKLNINGNMLVMTADFAAALDPDLPSRLADPLAAAHDFASAIGLYRRKPVIGVVHRFSSHALSLRYWLASAGIDPDRDVVLRVLPPSLMVEASRSGEIDGFIAGDPWPAAAIEQGLVEAVALGARIWQRGVEKVLAFRTEWMEDNAATIDRFLAALTEAARWCDDPANRAELAALLARPDYVDQPAAIIERGLQGLVIPRASAAPIEVPDFLIFNREATAFPWRSQTLWIYSQLVRWGQVKPSRAAEQAAASVFRPDVFRRALGASDVAMPGASMKLEGAVSAPIGVGAYRGALTLGPDRFFDQRVFDPERVADYIAGFDVPR from the coding sequence ATGACGACGATCCGCGCGGCCTTTCTGCCGCTGACCGACAGCGCCGTGCTCGTGGCGGCGCGCGAGAAAGGCTTCGCCGAGTCCGAAGGTATCCAACTTGACCTGGTGCGCACTACGAGCTGGGCAACATTGCGTGATCGACTGGTTTACGGCCAGGTACAGGCGGCGCACATGCTGGCACCGCTAGCGGTCGCGGTGGCGCTCGGCCTGAGCCAGCAGCCGGCAGCGCTGGCGGCACCGTTCAAGCTCAACATCAACGGCAACATGCTGGTGATGACGGCGGACTTCGCAGCGGCGTTGGATCCCGATTTGCCCTCGCGGCTGGCCGATCCGCTCGCCGCCGCGCACGATTTTGCCAGCGCGATCGGGCTTTATCGCCGAAAGCCGGTCATCGGCGTGGTGCATCGTTTTTCCAGCCATGCGCTGTCGTTGCGCTATTGGCTGGCAAGTGCAGGTATTGATCCCGACCGCGACGTGGTGTTGCGCGTGCTGCCGCCTTCCCTGATGGTCGAGGCGAGCCGATCCGGCGAGATTGATGGTTTCATCGCCGGCGATCCCTGGCCGGCGGCGGCCATCGAGCAGGGGCTTGTCGAGGCGGTCGCGCTCGGCGCGCGGATCTGGCAGCGCGGGGTAGAGAAGGTACTCGCTTTCCGCACCGAGTGGATGGAGGACAATGCCGCGACGATCGACCGCTTCCTGGCCGCGCTGACCGAGGCGGCGCGCTGGTGCGACGATCCGGCCAATCGTGCCGAACTTGCGGCATTGCTCGCGAGGCCCGATTATGTCGATCAGCCGGCGGCGATCATCGAACGCGGGCTGCAGGGCCTCGTGATTCCTCGAGCAAGCGCAGCACCGATCGAAGTCCCCGACTTCCTGATCTTCAACCGAGAAGCAACCGCCTTTCCGTGGCGCAGCCAGACGCTGTGGATCTATTCGCAGCTCGTCCGCTGGGGGCAGGTCAAACCGAGCCGAGCGGCCGAACAAGCGGCGGCATCGGTATTTCGGCCCGACGTGTTCCGGCGCGCACTCGGTGCCAGCGATGTCGCGATGCCGGGCGCCAGCATGAAGCTGGAAGGCGCGGTGTCGGCGCCGATCGGCGTCGGCGCCTATCGCGGTGCGCTGACATTGGGGCCGGATCGTTTCTTCGACCAGCGCGTGTTCGATCCAGAGCGCGTCGCCGACTATATCGCCGGGTTCGATGTGCCGCGCTGA
- a CDS encoding nitrate/nitrite transporter has translation MATAFWDRTAQASTDEQAPTNFWKAGHWPTLIAALFYFDLAFMVWVILGPMAPQIALTLGLSPAEKGLMVATPTLAGALLRVSNGLLVDRIGPKRSGAISQLIVIGGLLSAWLLGVDSFGGTLALGVILGFAGASFAIALPLASRWYPPEHQGKAMGLAGMGNSGTVLAALFAPTLARMLGWTSVLGLACIPLTIVFIAYMMMAKDAPDQPAPKKLTEYLHPLKSVDAWWLMGFYAVTFGGFVGLAASLPIYFTDQFGLSPEMAGYCTAACVFVGSLVRPLGGAMADRVGGIKALAVVFAVAAVTLAGVSIAPGVAIALGLFVAAMLALGVGNGSVFQLVPQRFQQEIGVMTGLVGMAGGVGGFYLASSLGFARQLTGSFAPGFLIFAGLAVLALIGLALVKRRWRATWTTGARI, from the coding sequence ATGGCAACCGCATTTTGGGATCGCACGGCGCAAGCATCGACAGACGAGCAGGCGCCCACCAACTTCTGGAAGGCCGGCCACTGGCCGACGCTGATCGCCGCATTGTTCTATTTCGATCTGGCCTTCATGGTCTGGGTAATCCTCGGGCCGATGGCGCCGCAGATCGCCCTGACACTCGGGCTTAGCCCTGCCGAGAAAGGGTTGATGGTAGCCACTCCCACGCTGGCCGGAGCGCTGTTGCGCGTCTCCAACGGTCTGCTGGTCGATCGCATCGGGCCGAAGCGTTCGGGCGCGATCAGTCAGCTCATCGTCATCGGCGGCCTGCTTTCGGCCTGGCTGCTCGGCGTCGACAGCTTCGGCGGCACGCTGGCGCTCGGTGTGATCCTGGGCTTTGCCGGGGCGAGCTTCGCGATCGCGCTGCCGCTCGCGAGCCGCTGGTATCCGCCCGAGCATCAGGGCAAGGCGATGGGGCTGGCCGGCATGGGCAATTCGGGCACCGTGCTCGCCGCCCTGTTCGCGCCGACGCTGGCCAGGATGCTCGGCTGGACCAGCGTGCTCGGGCTCGCCTGCATTCCACTTACCATCGTGTTCATCGCCTATATGATGATGGCGAAGGACGCGCCCGACCAGCCGGCGCCCAAGAAGCTCACCGAATATCTCCACCCGCTGAAGTCGGTCGACGCCTGGTGGCTGATGGGATTTTACGCCGTCACTTTCGGCGGGTTCGTGGGGCTGGCGGCGTCGCTGCCGATCTATTTCACCGACCAGTTCGGGCTGAGTCCGGAGATGGCGGGATATTGCACCGCGGCCTGCGTGTTCGTCGGTTCGCTGGTGCGGCCGCTGGGCGGCGCGATGGCGGACAGGGTCGGCGGCATCAAGGCGCTGGCGGTGGTGTTCGCGGTGGCGGCCGTGACGCTGGCGGGCGTGAGCATCGCGCCGGGCGTGGCGATCGCGCTCGGCCTGTTCGTGGCGGCGATGCTGGCGCTGGGCGTCGGCAACGGGTCGGTCTTCCAACTCGTGCCACAGCGCTTTCAGCAAGAGATCGGGGTGATGACCGGGCTGGTCGGAATGGCCGGCGGGGTCGGCGGTTTCTACCTTGCCTCGTCGCTCGGCTTTGCGAGGCAGCTTACCGGCAGCTTCGCGCCGGGTTTCCTGATCTTTGCCGGGCTGGCGGTGCTGGCGCTGATCGGGTTGGCGCTCGTCAAGCGCCGCTGGCGCGCCACCTGGACCACCGGCGCACGCATCTGA
- the nirB gene encoding nitrite reductase large subunit NirB, whose amino-acid sequence MDIHDSPSPGATDAIEIATPRPREHLVVIGNGMAGCRAVEELLARDAGRFRVSIFGAEPHVNYNRIMLSPVLAGEKTFDDIVINGHDWYQDNGIELIAGDPVAAIDRAAKTVTSQAGRTIGYDKLLIATGSDPFIIPVPGHDLPGVISFRDMADVDAMLAAAATGGDAVVIGGGLLGLEAAHGLMLRGMKVTVLHLMPTLMERQLDEAAGWLLKTALEDRGQTVLTGADTAEIHGDGKVAGVRLKDGRDIPASLVVMAVGIRPSVALARASGLAVGRGIQVDDHMVTSDPDVLAVGECVEHDGQVYGLVVPLWEMCRALADGLVGKPTGYRGSVTSTKLKVAGLDVFSAGDFSGGENCEDIVLRDGARGIYKRVVLRDNRIIGAVLYGDTGDGGWYFDLLKKGEDVADIRDVLIYGQAFASGGGRADPKAAVAALSDDAEICGCNGVSKGKVVACIEDGATSLDTVRATCKASASCGSCTDLVETLLALTLGDSVESGPKTLCECTSFTHDDVRREIVAQELKSIPEVMQKLHWSTPDGCSSCRPALNYYLLCAWPGDYADDQQSRFVNERLHANIQKDGTYSVVPRMWGGITSPTELRAIADVVEKYDAPMVKVTGGQRLDIFGIRKEDLPAVWADLNAAGMVSGHAYGKALRTVKTCVGSEWCRFGTQDSTGLGVKLERMSWGSWMPHKFKIAVSGCPRNCAEATIKDFGVVCVDSGYELHVGGNGGTKVRATDLLCKVATEREAMEYCAAFIQLYREEARYLERTAPWIERVGLDTVKARIIDDAEGRAALTDRFLFSQSFSQDDPWAERAAGARPEHHTPMAAFTPRTEEMA is encoded by the coding sequence ATGGACATACACGATTCTCCGTCGCCCGGCGCGACCGACGCGATCGAGATCGCGACGCCCCGCCCCCGCGAGCATCTGGTGGTGATCGGCAACGGCATGGCCGGCTGCCGCGCGGTCGAGGAATTGCTGGCGCGCGATGCGGGCCGGTTTCGCGTATCCATTTTCGGTGCCGAGCCGCACGTCAATTACAACCGCATCATGCTGTCGCCCGTTCTCGCCGGCGAGAAGACGTTCGACGACATCGTCATCAACGGTCACGACTGGTATCAGGATAACGGCATCGAACTGATCGCCGGCGACCCGGTGGCCGCGATCGACCGGGCGGCGAAAACGGTGACATCGCAGGCCGGACGCACGATCGGCTACGACAAGCTGCTGATCGCCACCGGATCGGACCCGTTCATCATCCCGGTGCCCGGCCACGACCTGCCCGGCGTGATCAGCTTCCGCGACATGGCGGATGTCGATGCGATGCTGGCGGCGGCCGCGACCGGCGGCGATGCGGTGGTGATCGGCGGCGGCCTGCTCGGGCTGGAGGCAGCGCACGGGCTTATGCTGCGCGGCATGAAGGTGACGGTGCTGCACCTGATGCCGACGCTGATGGAGCGCCAGCTCGACGAGGCGGCCGGCTGGCTGCTCAAGACCGCGCTCGAGGACCGCGGCCAGACCGTCCTGACCGGCGCCGACACCGCCGAAATCCACGGCGACGGCAAGGTCGCGGGCGTGCGGCTGAAGGACGGCCGCGACATCCCGGCGAGCCTGGTGGTGATGGCGGTCGGCATCCGGCCTTCAGTGGCGCTGGCGCGCGCCTCTGGCCTCGCGGTCGGACGCGGCATTCAGGTCGACGATCATATGGTCACATCCGACCCCGACGTGCTCGCGGTCGGTGAATGCGTCGAGCATGACGGGCAGGTTTATGGCCTCGTCGTGCCTTTGTGGGAGATGTGCCGCGCGCTGGCCGACGGGCTGGTCGGGAAACCCACCGGCTATCGCGGCTCCGTCACCTCGACCAAGCTCAAGGTCGCGGGGCTCGACGTGTTTTCGGCGGGCGACTTTTCCGGCGGGGAGAATTGCGAGGACATCGTGCTGCGCGACGGCGCGCGCGGCATCTACAAGCGGGTGGTATTGCGCGACAACCGGATCATCGGCGCGGTGCTCTATGGCGATACCGGTGACGGCGGCTGGTATTTCGACCTGCTCAAAAAAGGAGAGGATGTCGCCGATATCCGCGACGTGCTGATCTACGGCCAGGCCTTCGCCTCCGGAGGTGGGCGGGCGGACCCTAAGGCGGCCGTTGCGGCGCTCTCGGACGACGCCGAGATCTGCGGCTGCAACGGCGTCTCCAAGGGCAAGGTCGTCGCCTGCATCGAGGACGGCGCGACGAGCCTCGACACGGTGCGCGCGACCTGCAAGGCCTCGGCCTCGTGCGGGTCGTGCACTGACCTCGTCGAGACGCTGCTGGCGCTGACGCTCGGCGACAGCGTCGAGAGCGGGCCGAAGACGCTGTGCGAGTGCACCAGCTTCACCCATGACGACGTTCGCCGCGAGATCGTCGCGCAAGAACTGAAGTCGATCCCCGAGGTGATGCAGAAGCTGCACTGGTCGACCCCCGACGGCTGCTCCTCATGCCGGCCTGCGCTCAATTATTACCTGCTGTGCGCCTGGCCGGGCGATTATGCGGACGACCAGCAGAGCCGCTTCGTCAACGAACGCCTGCACGCCAACATCCAGAAGGACGGCACCTATTCGGTGGTGCCGCGCATGTGGGGCGGCATCACCTCGCCGACCGAATTGCGCGCGATCGCCGACGTGGTCGAGAAATATGACGCGCCGATGGTCAAGGTGACGGGCGGCCAGCGGCTCGACATCTTCGGCATCAGGAAGGAAGACCTGCCGGCCGTCTGGGCCGATCTGAACGCTGCCGGCATGGTTTCCGGCCACGCATACGGCAAGGCGCTGCGCACGGTGAAGACCTGCGTCGGTTCCGAATGGTGCCGCTTCGGCACGCAGGATTCGACTGGACTGGGCGTCAAGCTGGAACGGATGAGCTGGGGATCGTGGATGCCCCACAAGTTCAAGATCGCGGTGTCGGGCTGTCCGCGCAACTGCGCCGAGGCGACGATCAAGGATTTCGGCGTGGTATGCGTCGATTCGGGCTACGAGCTGCACGTCGGCGGCAATGGCGGCACGAAGGTCCGCGCGACCGACCTGCTCTGCAAGGTCGCGACCGAGCGCGAGGCGATGGAGTATTGCGCCGCCTTCATCCAGCTCTATCGCGAGGAAGCTCGCTATCTGGAGCGCACCGCGCCGTGGATCGAGCGCGTCGGGCTCGATACCGTCAAGGCGCGGATCATCGACGATGCCGAGGGCCGCGCGGCGCTGACCGATCGCTTCCTGTTCTCGCAAAGCTTCAGCCAGGACGATCCCTGGGCCGAGCGCGCCGCCGGCGCCCGGCCCGAGCATCACACTCCGATGGCGGCGTTCACCCCCCGGACGGAGGAAATGGCATGA
- the nirD gene encoding nitrite reductase small subunit NirD gives MIGDWLDIGWLDEIPVRGARTVPVAGGDEIAVFRTSDDKVFALANRCPHKNGPLSQGIVHGHSVTCPLHNWKIALATGEAQGADNGCTPVIPAKVSAGRVLICRASTLKAAA, from the coding sequence ATGATCGGCGATTGGCTCGATATCGGCTGGCTCGATGAAATCCCGGTGCGCGGCGCGCGCACCGTGCCGGTTGCTGGCGGGGACGAGATCGCGGTGTTCCGCACCAGCGACGACAAGGTGTTCGCGCTCGCCAACCGCTGCCCGCACAAGAACGGCCCGCTGAGCCAGGGCATCGTCCACGGCCACAGCGTGACCTGCCCGCTGCACAATTGGAAGATCGCGCTCGCCACCGGCGAGGCACAGGGTGCCGACAACGGGTGTACGCCGGTGATCCCGGCCAAGGTCAGCGCCGGCCGCGTGCTGATCTGCCGCGCCAGCACGCTGAAGGCGGCGGCGTGA